A single window of Achromobacter xylosoxidans DNA harbors:
- a CDS encoding VOC family protein gives MSSISSIGSVQLSFAARQLDAVREFYRGTLGLDEMPVPEGRLLFALGDATLSLSPVAEVSRELRADYLAIRTRAYDDILLRLRDAGFHPVCSLPDASPRVMYVKDPSGNQLAFLG, from the coding sequence ATGTCCTCTATTTCTTCGATCGGATCGGTACAGCTTTCCTTCGCGGCGCGGCAGCTGGATGCCGTGCGCGAGTTCTACCGCGGCACCCTCGGGCTGGATGAAATGCCGGTCCCGGAGGGGCGCCTGCTGTTCGCGCTGGGCGACGCGACCCTGTCGCTGTCGCCGGTGGCCGAGGTCAGCCGCGAGCTCAGGGCCGACTACCTGGCCATCCGCACCCGCGCCTACGACGATATCCTGCTGCGGCTGCGCGACGCCGGCTTTCACCCGGTCTGTTCGCTGCCCGACGCCTCGCCGCGCGTCATGTACGTCAAGGACCCCAGCGGCAATCAACTGGCATTTCTCGGCTAG
- a CDS encoding rhodanese-like domain-containing protein, with protein MSTHPDAAAAAFRHDTERARAVRDFIAQVKALVPDPARATPEQLAPVARLLEALGRRAELFPAEAFAVVPGRPTSIYRLAEDADGGYALYLSLGEPGKAQPPHDHTTWAIIAGVAGNERNEVYARSAGNEPGRDVLTHVRRVDVAAGNSIVLGPADVHTIELVGDAPGAHLHFYGLALDRLHGRVVFESTAGGAYRTFSPPAAIYHARLSPAGLQEALRGEAEIAVLDVREAGRYARRHLLYAVPAPLWRLEVLADRLVPRRDTRIVLVDDDETLAHQAAAKLTRLGWTDISVLAGGTDGWEREGRELFSGTNVPSKAFGEVIEHEKHTPWIDVDDLHERVARGDDIVVVDSRTPEEFHNFTLPFSHSLPGAELVYRIRELAPDPKTFVVVNCAGRTRSIVGAQTLIDAGIPNRVASLRNGTMEWLLSGRELAYGRQAALPEPSADSAAAAREQARGVAQRAGIGHIDAATLRAFEAEQGTRTLYKFDVRTREEYETGHLPGWRWAPGGQLVQATDEYLATRRARVVLADWDGVRAQTTGAWLAQLGAVEVYLYQPPALVPLERGAEPRRVLRHRPDVPALRPQALQAAIDAGSAEVFDIESRLAYERGHVPGARYAAPDRLHEFLPADTQRTIVLTSPDGVLAAVAAAELAWRTGRPVRYLLGGTRAWQAQGLPLAQGADGVLTGDDDQSISPYLFDDLSARDKGFRDYLDWELGLVAQLERDGSEDIRLIAAA; from the coding sequence ATGAGCACCCATCCCGATGCGGCCGCCGCCGCTTTCCGCCACGATACCGAACGCGCCCGCGCCGTGCGCGACTTCATCGCGCAGGTCAAGGCGCTGGTGCCGGACCCCGCGCGCGCCACGCCCGAACAACTGGCGCCGGTGGCCCGCCTGCTCGAAGCGCTCGGACGCCGCGCGGAATTGTTTCCCGCCGAGGCCTTTGCCGTCGTGCCCGGACGGCCCACCTCGATCTACCGCCTGGCCGAGGACGCCGACGGCGGCTACGCGTTGTACCTGTCGCTGGGCGAGCCCGGCAAGGCGCAGCCGCCGCACGACCACACCACCTGGGCCATCATCGCCGGCGTGGCGGGCAACGAGCGCAACGAGGTCTATGCGCGCAGCGCCGGCAATGAGCCGGGGCGCGACGTGCTGACCCACGTGCGACGAGTGGACGTGGCGGCGGGCAATTCCATCGTGCTGGGACCGGCCGACGTGCACACCATCGAACTGGTGGGCGACGCGCCCGGCGCGCACCTGCATTTCTACGGCCTGGCGCTCGACCGCCTGCACGGCCGCGTGGTGTTCGAGAGCACCGCCGGCGGCGCCTATCGCACCTTTTCGCCGCCCGCCGCGATCTACCATGCGCGCCTGTCGCCCGCCGGGTTGCAGGAGGCTTTGCGCGGCGAGGCCGAGATCGCCGTGCTGGACGTGCGCGAAGCAGGCCGCTACGCCCGCCGCCATCTGCTGTACGCGGTGCCGGCGCCGCTGTGGCGCCTGGAGGTGCTGGCCGACCGCCTGGTGCCGCGCCGCGACACCCGCATCGTGCTGGTGGACGACGACGAGACCCTGGCGCACCAGGCCGCCGCCAAGCTGACGCGCCTGGGCTGGACCGACATCTCGGTGCTGGCCGGCGGCACCGACGGCTGGGAGCGGGAAGGGCGCGAACTGTTCTCTGGCACCAACGTGCCCAGCAAGGCGTTCGGCGAAGTCATCGAACACGAAAAGCACACGCCGTGGATCGACGTCGACGACCTGCACGAGCGGGTCGCGCGCGGCGACGACATCGTGGTGGTCGACAGCCGCACGCCCGAGGAATTCCACAACTTCACGCTGCCGTTCTCGCACAGCCTGCCGGGCGCCGAGTTGGTCTACCGCATCCGCGAGCTGGCGCCGGATCCCAAGACCTTCGTGGTGGTGAACTGCGCCGGCCGCACGCGCAGCATTGTCGGCGCGCAGACGCTGATCGACGCCGGCATCCCGAACCGCGTCGCGTCGCTGCGCAACGGCACCATGGAATGGCTGCTGTCCGGCCGCGAGCTGGCCTATGGCCGCCAGGCGGCGCTGCCCGAACCGTCGGCCGACAGCGCCGCCGCCGCGCGCGAGCAGGCGCGCGGCGTGGCGCAGCGTGCCGGCATCGGCCATATCGACGCGGCCACGTTGCGCGCCTTCGAGGCCGAGCAGGGCACGCGCACGCTGTACAAGTTCGACGTGCGCACCCGCGAGGAATACGAGACCGGCCACCTGCCGGGCTGGCGCTGGGCCCCTGGCGGCCAGCTGGTGCAGGCCACCGACGAGTACCTGGCCACCCGCCGCGCGCGCGTGGTGCTGGCCGACTGGGACGGCGTGCGCGCCCAGACCACCGGCGCCTGGCTGGCGCAACTGGGCGCGGTCGAGGTCTACCTGTACCAGCCGCCGGCGCTGGTGCCGTTGGAACGCGGCGCCGAACCGCGGCGGGTGCTGCGGCACCGGCCCGACGTGCCGGCGCTGCGGCCGCAGGCCTTGCAGGCGGCTATCGACGCGGGTTCGGCGGAGGTCTTCGACATCGAATCGCGCTTGGCCTACGAGCGCGGCCACGTGCCGGGCGCGCGCTACGCCGCGCCGGATCGCCTGCATGAGTTCCTGCCGGCCGACACGCAGCGCACGATCGTGCTGACCTCGCCCGACGGCGTGCTTGCCGCCGTGGCGGCGGCCGAACTGGCCTGGCGCACCGGCCGCCCGGTGCGCTACCTGCTGGGCGGCACCCGCGCCTGGCAGGCGCAGGGCCTGCCGCTGGCGCAAGGCGCCGATGGCGTGCTGACGGGCGACGACGACCAGAGCATCAGTCCGTACCTGTTCGACGATCTCTCGGCGCGCGACAAGGGCTTTCGCGACTACCTCGATTGGGAATTGGGGTTGGTGGCGCAGCTGGAGCGGGATGGCAGCGAGGATATCCGGCTGATTGCGGCGGCTTGA
- a CDS encoding amino acid ABC transporter permease — protein MANELVLNAAAARRAGGGWLAWLRDPWVVLLLVLVILGVAWALTDTAPAAVRHLWHWSPALLRGLGMNVQISVLAMALGTALGLVVGALSLSPSRPLRRLTRAYVLAFRNAPILVLVYFTTYVFPFELSLGGWNLPFPDWIKVVIGLGLPASANVAEIFRGAIQSIPEAQWEAAQSLAFRRAQIFRMIVLPQCVRRMLPSWMNLYASITMSTSLASLVGVHDLVDTATVASNTVARSDFTVLVYFTLLALFFAYCYPIARWTRHLERRYAHH, from the coding sequence ATGGCCAATGAACTGGTATTGAATGCGGCCGCGGCGCGCCGGGCGGGTGGCGGATGGCTGGCATGGCTGCGCGATCCGTGGGTGGTGCTGCTGCTGGTCCTGGTGATCCTGGGCGTCGCCTGGGCGCTGACCGATACCGCCCCGGCCGCGGTGCGGCACCTGTGGCACTGGTCGCCGGCGCTGCTGCGTGGGCTGGGCATGAACGTGCAGATCAGCGTGCTGGCGATGGCGCTGGGCACGGCGCTGGGGTTGGTGGTGGGCGCGCTGTCGCTGTCGCCGTCCAGGCCGCTGCGGCGCCTGACGCGCGCCTATGTGTTGGCGTTCCGCAACGCGCCGATCCTGGTGCTGGTGTATTTCACCACCTACGTGTTCCCGTTCGAGCTGAGCCTGGGCGGCTGGAACCTGCCGTTTCCGGACTGGATCAAGGTGGTGATCGGGCTGGGCCTGCCGGCCAGCGCCAATGTCGCCGAGATCTTCCGCGGCGCCATCCAGTCGATCCCCGAAGCCCAGTGGGAGGCGGCGCAATCGCTGGCGTTCCGGCGCGCGCAGATCTTCCGCATGATCGTGCTGCCGCAGTGCGTGCGGCGCATGCTGCCGTCGTGGATGAACCTGTACGCCAGCATCACCATGAGCACCTCGCTGGCCTCGCTGGTCGGCGTGCACGACCTGGTCGACACGGCCACGGTGGCCAGCAACACGGTGGCGCGCAGCGACTTCACCGTGCTGGTCTATTTCACGCTATTGGCGCTGTTCTTCGCCTATTGCTATCCCATCGCGCGCTGGACGCGCCATCTGGAACGACGCTATGCGCATCATTGA
- a CDS encoding response regulator transcription factor, which produces MNLSAQSPLVYLVDDDDAVRDALALLLRTVGLRSESHADPQQFLAQLAPQAIGCVVLDIRMPGISGLDVLARLADTSDLPVVMLTGHANVDLCRRAFKGGAMEFLQKPVDDDVFLDAVQAAVRGHIARRERLAVTQAAADRLARLSTREHAVLERIVQGMSNKEIAREFDLSPRTVETYRANVFAKLEADSLAQLIRQYATLLD; this is translated from the coding sequence ATGAACCTGTCCGCCCAATCGCCGCTGGTCTACCTGGTCGATGACGACGACGCCGTGCGCGACGCGCTGGCGCTGCTGCTGCGCACCGTCGGCCTGCGCAGCGAAAGCCATGCCGACCCGCAGCAATTCCTGGCGCAGCTGGCGCCGCAGGCCATCGGCTGCGTGGTGCTGGACATCCGCATGCCCGGCATCAGCGGGCTCGACGTGCTGGCGCGGCTGGCCGATACGTCCGACCTGCCGGTGGTGATGCTGACCGGCCACGCCAATGTCGACCTGTGCCGCCGCGCCTTCAAGGGTGGCGCCATGGAATTCCTGCAAAAGCCGGTGGACGACGACGTGTTCCTGGACGCCGTGCAGGCCGCCGTGCGCGGCCACATCGCCCGCCGCGAGCGGCTGGCCGTGACGCAGGCCGCCGCCGACCGCCTGGCGCGCCTGTCGACGCGCGAGCACGCAGTGCTCGAGCGCATCGTGCAGGGCATGAGCAACAAGGAAATCGCGCGCGAGTTCGACCTGTCGCCGCGGACCGTCGAAACCTATCGCGCCAACGTCTTCGCCAAGCTCGAAGCCGACTCGCTGGCGCAGCTGATCCGCCAGTACGCCACGCTGCTGGACTGA
- the metC gene encoding cystathionine beta-lyase — protein MSLDHARVQTRLVHAGSPDLKQGAGPVNVPVVRTSTVRFADTATHAALNAQRAAGERVATYGRHGLDTHQALEAAVASLEGGHRSILAPSGLSAIVLVLLATLAPGEHALVSDSVYSPVRRVDKALLQRYGIEVEYFSPGRDDLAERFRPNTRLLYMESPSSLLFEVLDLPALAAQARSRGVLVATDNTWSGGLYYQPLALGANISIQAATKYLAGHSDVMMGVVSVDSPELARQVGATYDALGLAVGADDAYLTLRGLRTLDVRLARHHQNALSVAEYLSRHGDVERVFYPALPQDPGHALWRRDFSGASGLVSFALRAEQPGAAARFIDALRHFSIGASWGGYESLALEAAPERLAEHSVWQGGHEVVRLHIGLEHPLDLVEDLDRAFGAVRDGLRRSA, from the coding sequence ATGAGCCTCGACCACGCCCGTGTCCAGACCCGGCTGGTGCATGCCGGCAGCCCCGACCTGAAGCAGGGCGCCGGCCCGGTCAACGTGCCGGTGGTGCGCACCAGCACCGTGCGCTTTGCCGACACCGCCACCCATGCCGCGCTGAACGCGCAGCGCGCCGCCGGCGAGCGCGTCGCCACCTATGGCCGCCATGGACTGGACACGCACCAGGCGCTGGAAGCGGCGGTCGCGTCGCTGGAAGGCGGCCACCGCAGCATCCTGGCGCCGTCCGGCCTGTCGGCCATCGTGCTGGTGCTGCTGGCCACCCTGGCGCCGGGCGAGCATGCGCTGGTGTCCGACAGCGTCTATTCACCGGTGCGGCGCGTCGACAAGGCGCTGCTGCAGCGCTACGGCATCGAGGTCGAGTACTTCTCGCCCGGCCGCGACGATCTGGCTGAACGCTTCCGCCCCAACACGCGGCTGCTGTACATGGAGTCGCCCAGCTCGCTGCTGTTCGAGGTGCTGGACCTGCCGGCGCTGGCCGCCCAGGCGCGCAGCCGCGGCGTGCTGGTGGCCACCGACAACACCTGGAGCGGCGGCCTTTACTACCAGCCGCTGGCGCTGGGCGCCAACATCTCGATCCAGGCCGCCACCAAGTACCTGGCCGGCCATTCCGACGTGATGATGGGCGTGGTCTCGGTCGACAGCCCCGAGCTGGCGCGGCAGGTCGGCGCCACCTACGACGCGCTCGGCCTGGCGGTGGGCGCGGACGATGCCTACCTGACGCTGCGCGGCCTGCGCACGCTGGACGTGCGGCTGGCGCGCCACCACCAGAACGCGCTGAGCGTGGCCGAATACCTGTCGCGCCATGGCGATGTGGAACGGGTCTTTTACCCGGCGTTGCCGCAGGATCCAGGCCACGCGCTGTGGCGGCGCGATTTCAGCGGCGCCAGCGGCCTGGTGTCGTTCGCATTGCGGGCCGAGCAGCCGGGCGCGGCGGCGCGCTTCATCGACGCGCTGCGCCATTTCTCCATCGGCGCGTCCTGGGGCGGCTACGAAAGCCTGGCGCTGGAAGCGGCGCCGGAAAGGCTGGCCGAGCACAGCGTGTGGCAGGGCGGCCATGAAGTGGTGCGGCTGCACATCGGCCTGGAGCATCCGCTGGACCTGGTCGAGGACCTCGACCGGGCCTTCGGCGCGGTCCGCGACGGCCTGCGCCGCAGCGCCTGA
- a CDS encoding aminotransferase class I/II-fold pyridoxal phosphate-dependent enzyme produces MTESLFPGVFARRVRGVELSPIAAAGARAARLAAEGRSIVVLTSGEPDFDTPQAIKDAAALALAQGQTKYTPTAGTAALRRAVADGYRQRHGLPTESANVIISNGGKQVIYLALAATLDEGDEVIVPTPYWPTFLDSVRVNGGTPVLAPTAQADGFKLTPQGLRQALTPRTKWLILNSPGNPSGAVYSEAELAALAAVLREHPSVLVLWDEMYEQIWFDEAPTHLLRAAPDLAGRTLAVNGVSKAYAMTGWRIGWGVGPAALIGVLEAVQSQVSSGPSSLGQAAALVALQGVADDFVENARLAYTRRARVIVDGLGTVPGLSVAAPRGSFFAWIGVAGLIGQVRPDGAVIANDGDVADWLLEAEGVAVVRGAAYGLSPYLRLSFAASDAKVAEAVARIARAVATLRPAALEAAA; encoded by the coding sequence ATGACTGAATCCCTGTTTCCCGGCGTGTTCGCGCGCCGCGTCCGCGGCGTGGAGCTGTCGCCGATTGCCGCGGCCGGCGCGCGCGCCGCGCGGCTGGCGGCCGAGGGCCGCTCGATCGTGGTGCTGACCTCGGGCGAGCCCGACTTCGACACGCCCCAGGCCATCAAGGACGCCGCCGCGCTGGCGCTGGCGCAAGGCCAGACCAAGTACACGCCGACGGCCGGCACCGCCGCGTTGCGGCGCGCCGTGGCCGATGGCTACCGCCAGCGTCACGGCCTGCCGACCGAGTCGGCCAACGTCATCATTTCCAACGGCGGCAAGCAGGTGATCTACCTGGCCCTGGCCGCCACGCTCGACGAGGGCGACGAGGTGATCGTGCCGACGCCGTACTGGCCCACCTTCCTGGATTCGGTGCGGGTCAACGGCGGCACGCCGGTGCTGGCGCCGACGGCCCAGGCCGATGGCTTCAAGCTCACGCCGCAGGGCCTGCGCCAGGCGCTGACGCCGCGCACCAAGTGGCTGATCCTGAATTCCCCCGGCAATCCGTCAGGCGCGGTCTACAGCGAAGCCGAGCTGGCGGCCTTGGCCGCGGTGCTGCGCGAACATCCGTCGGTGCTGGTGCTGTGGGACGAGATGTACGAACAGATCTGGTTCGACGAGGCGCCCACGCACCTGCTGCGCGCCGCGCCGGACCTGGCGGGGCGCACGCTGGCGGTCAACGGTGTGTCCAAGGCCTACGCCATGACCGGCTGGCGCATCGGCTGGGGCGTGGGGCCGGCGGCGCTGATCGGCGTGCTGGAGGCGGTGCAGTCGCAGGTGTCGTCGGGCCCCAGTTCGCTGGGCCAGGCCGCCGCGCTGGTGGCGTTGCAGGGCGTGGCCGATGACTTCGTCGAGAACGCGCGCCTGGCCTATACGCGCCGGGCGCGCGTGATCGTCGACGGCCTGGGCACGGTGCCGGGCCTGAGCGTGGCGGCGCCGCGCGGCTCGTTCTTCGCCTGGATCGGGGTGGCCGGACTGATCGGCCAGGTCAGGCCCGATGGCGCCGTCATCGCCAACGATGGCGACGTGGCCGACTGGCTGCTGGAGGCCGAGGGCGTGGCGGTGGTGCGGGGCGCGGCCTATGGCTTGTCGCCGTACCTGCGGCTGTCGTTCGCCGCCTCGGACGCCAAGGTGGCGGAGGCCGTCGCGCGCATCGCCCGCGCGGTCGCGACGCTGCGGCCGGCGGCGCTGGAGGCGGCCGCATGA
- a CDS encoding amino acid ABC transporter permease, with translation MIEQALQAWVHFFKPLGLNYGFVLDPGELSAFGHGLLVTLQLCAWTIPVSLLFGVLIAAGLTSGRPWLARPLQAFVELTRNTPTLVQLYCAFLVLNMLITQKLGGGSPITPFMWVVIVVALHKGVFHAEALRAGIEAVPSVTLEAARSLAFSRRQILAQVQLPLALRFALPALVNNLVDLVKMTAIASAIAVGDVTYESIMIWSHRDNVLELLLLILLYFGLLTWLVSVAGRWLEARLRMPGYGQ, from the coding sequence ATGATCGAACAGGCATTGCAGGCCTGGGTGCATTTCTTCAAGCCCCTGGGCCTGAACTACGGCTTCGTGCTGGATCCGGGCGAGCTGTCCGCCTTCGGCCACGGCCTGCTGGTGACGCTGCAATTGTGCGCCTGGACCATTCCCGTCAGCCTGCTGTTCGGCGTGCTGATCGCGGCCGGGCTCACCAGCGGCCGGCCCTGGCTGGCGCGGCCGCTGCAGGCCTTCGTCGAATTGACCCGCAATACGCCGACGCTGGTGCAGCTGTATTGCGCCTTCCTGGTGCTGAACATGCTGATCACGCAGAAGCTGGGCGGCGGCAGCCCGATCACGCCGTTCATGTGGGTGGTGATCGTGGTGGCGCTGCACAAGGGCGTGTTCCATGCCGAGGCGCTGCGCGCCGGCATCGAGGCGGTGCCGTCGGTGACGCTGGAGGCGGCGCGCTCGCTGGCCTTCTCGCGCCGCCAGATCCTGGCGCAGGTGCAGCTGCCGCTGGCGCTGCGCTTCGCGCTGCCGGCGCTGGTCAACAATCTGGTGGACCTGGTGAAGATGACCGCGATCGCCTCGGCCATTGCGGTGGGCGACGTGACCTACGAGTCCATCATGATCTGGTCGCACCGCGACAACGTGCTGGAACTGCTGCTGCTGATCCTGCTGTATTTCGGCCTGCTGACCTGGCTGGTGAGTGTCGCCGGACGCTGGCTCGAAGCGCGCCTGAGGATGCCTGGCTATGGCCAATGA
- a CDS encoding amino acid ABC transporter ATP-binding protein, with protein MRIIDNGARAAELPLVSLRDVHLAFGQTEVLKGIDVEVRPGQAVSIIGPSGSGKSTILRCITGLLRPQRGAIEVGGVRVDALKTESELIALRKRVGFVFQQYNLFPHLSVLENLVISPIKVNGQPRAQAQALARELLAKVRMDHKENAYPGELSGGQQQRVAIARALALRPELILFDEVTSALDPEMVGEVLTVIRDLVQDGLTCVLVTHEMRFAQEVSDAVYFTEAGRIVEHGPPARIFGRPDSERTRAFLQRASAEPPVRRAQADPIDAYLTFDPLRLAV; from the coding sequence ATGCGCATCATTGACAACGGCGCCCGCGCCGCCGAGCTCCCGCTGGTCAGCCTGCGGGACGTGCACCTGGCCTTCGGGCAGACCGAGGTGCTCAAGGGGATCGACGTCGAGGTCCGTCCGGGCCAGGCTGTCTCCATCATCGGCCCGTCGGGCTCGGGCAAGTCCACCATCCTGCGCTGCATCACCGGCCTGCTGCGGCCGCAGCGCGGCGCGATCGAGGTCGGCGGCGTGCGCGTCGATGCGCTCAAGACCGAGTCCGAGCTGATCGCCCTGCGCAAGCGCGTGGGCTTCGTGTTCCAGCAATACAACCTGTTCCCGCACCTGAGCGTGCTGGAGAACCTGGTGATCTCGCCCATCAAGGTCAACGGCCAGCCGCGTGCCCAGGCCCAGGCGCTGGCGCGCGAGCTGCTGGCCAAGGTGCGCATGGACCACAAGGAAAACGCCTATCCGGGCGAACTGTCGGGCGGCCAGCAGCAGCGCGTGGCCATTGCCCGCGCGCTGGCCCTGCGGCCCGAACTGATCCTGTTCGACGAAGTGACCTCGGCGCTGGACCCGGAAATGGTGGGCGAAGTGCTGACCGTGATCCGCGACCTGGTGCAGGACGGCCTGACCTGCGTGCTGGTGACGCACGAAATGCGCTTCGCCCAGGAGGTGAGCGACGCGGTGTACTTCACCGAGGCCGGCCGCATCGTCGAGCACGGGCCGCCGGCCCGCATTTTCGGCCGGCCCGACAGCGAGCGCACCCGCGCCTTCCTGCAACGCGCCTCGGCCGAGCCGCCGGTGCGGCGCGCCCAGGCCGATCCGATCGACGCCTACCTGACCTTTGACCCGCTGCGTCTTGCAGTGTGA
- a CDS encoding GlcG/HbpS family heme-binding protein translates to MTRHPLAALVATLAVSGAAQAAVLTESNISTADAQKLASAAVAACQAKGYNVSASVVDRAGLLKAFVRADNAGPHTIEASRAKAFTSASAKAPTLAIMENAQKNPGAANLTDIPGYLLLGGGVPIKAGNNVIGAIGVAGAPGGNLDAQCADTVLEENAALFK, encoded by the coding sequence ATGACCCGCCACCCGCTCGCCGCCCTGGTTGCCACGCTCGCCGTCAGCGGCGCCGCCCAAGCCGCCGTGCTCACCGAAAGCAATATCTCGACCGCCGACGCCCAGAAGCTGGCCAGCGCCGCCGTCGCCGCCTGCCAGGCCAAGGGCTACAACGTCAGCGCCTCGGTGGTCGACCGCGCCGGCCTGCTCAAGGCCTTCGTGCGCGCCGACAACGCCGGCCCGCACACCATCGAAGCCAGCCGCGCCAAGGCCTTCACCTCGGCCTCCGCCAAGGCGCCGACCCTGGCCATCATGGAAAACGCGCAGAAGAACCCCGGCGCCGCCAACCTGACCGACATCCCCGGCTACCTGCTGCTGGGCGGCGGCGTGCCCATCAAGGCCGGCAACAACGTCATCGGCGCCATCGGCGTGGCCGGCGCGCCGGGCGGCAACCTGGACGCGCAATGCGCGGATACGGTGCTGGAAGAGAACGCGGCGTTGTTCAAGTAA
- a CDS encoding CysB family HTH-type transcriptional regulator, protein MNFQQLRSVREAVRRDFNLTDVSESLHTSQPGVSRQIRELEEEVGVDIFVRSGKRLIGLTPPGEQILPLVEQILQCADNIRHAGAEYADSRKGVLSIAATHSQARYALPPVIKEFRQRYPEVVLHLHQGSPKQVSEMLLEGEADIGVATEAVADYPGLLNLPCYRWSHSIIVPKGHPLAAMDGGISLSQLSRYPIITYGRGYTGRAHIDEAFARAGITPDIVMTAMDADVIKTYVELELGVGIVAAVAWDAERDTRLCAIDARHLFEINLTRLAIRRGAWLRGYAFHFIEMFVPTLTRAVVDQALKGEA, encoded by the coding sequence ATGAACTTCCAGCAACTGCGTTCCGTGCGCGAGGCCGTGCGCCGCGATTTCAACCTGACCGATGTGTCCGAAAGCCTGCATACCTCGCAGCCCGGCGTCAGCCGCCAGATCCGCGAGCTGGAGGAGGAGGTCGGCGTCGACATCTTCGTGCGCTCGGGCAAGCGCCTGATCGGCCTGACGCCGCCGGGCGAGCAGATCCTGCCGCTGGTCGAGCAGATCCTGCAATGCGCCGACAACATCCGTCATGCCGGCGCTGAGTACGCCGACAGCCGCAAGGGCGTGCTGTCGATCGCGGCCACGCATTCGCAGGCGCGCTACGCCTTGCCGCCGGTGATCAAGGAATTCCGCCAGCGCTATCCCGAGGTGGTGCTGCACCTGCACCAGGGCTCGCCCAAGCAGGTCTCCGAGATGTTGCTGGAAGGCGAGGCCGATATCGGCGTGGCGACCGAGGCGGTGGCCGACTATCCCGGCCTGCTGAACCTGCCGTGCTACCGCTGGAGCCACAGCATCATCGTGCCCAAGGGCCATCCGCTCGCCGCGATGGACGGCGGCATCAGCCTGTCGCAGCTGTCGCGCTATCCCATCATCACCTACGGGCGCGGCTACACCGGCCGCGCCCACATCGACGAGGCCTTCGCCCGCGCCGGCATCACGCCCGACATCGTCATGACCGCGATGGACGCCGACGTCATCAAGACCTACGTCGAGCTGGAACTGGGCGTGGGCATCGTGGCCGCGGTGGCCTGGGACGCCGAGCGCGATACGCGGCTGTGCGCCATCGACGCGCGCCACCTGTTCGAGATCAACCTGACGCGCCTGGCGATCCGCCGCGGGGCGTGGCTGCGCGGGTATGCCTTCCACTTCATCGAGATGTTCGTGCCGACATTGACGCGCGCGGTGGTGGACCAGGCGCTCAAGGGCGAAGCCTGA
- a CDS encoding cysteine dioxygenase family protein: MTAANSVTLERRQRVQDTLADIRGLLAAAPLTRDLLAQITGRLEQLAQQRALFPAAEFPPPAPGQGVGASTRYRLNPDAAAGEPALYLNSINPGKTTLPHNHTTWAVIVALSGQELNRVYRRSDDGSQPGRATLEQVREVVVQPGQPVSFLPDDIHSIHVTGDEPTLHFHLYGQPLETLSGRIGIDLATGEIVNYNATQMKPGQEQRA; this comes from the coding sequence ATGACAGCCGCTAATTCCGTTACCCTTGAACGCCGCCAGCGCGTGCAGGACACCCTGGCCGACATTCGCGGCCTGCTGGCCGCCGCGCCGCTGACCCGCGACCTGCTGGCACAGATCACCGGCCGCCTCGAACAGCTGGCGCAGCAGCGCGCGCTGTTTCCCGCCGCCGAGTTCCCGCCGCCGGCGCCGGGGCAGGGCGTGGGCGCCTCGACCCGCTACCGCCTCAATCCCGACGCCGCCGCGGGCGAACCGGCGCTTTACCTGAACTCGATCAACCCCGGCAAGACCACCTTGCCGCACAATCACACCACCTGGGCGGTGATCGTGGCGCTGTCCGGCCAGGAACTGAACCGCGTCTACCGTCGCAGCGACGATGGTTCGCAGCCCGGCCGCGCGACCCTGGAACAGGTGCGCGAGGTGGTGGTGCAGCCGGGGCAACCGGTGTCGTTCCTGCCGGACGACATCCACAGCATCCATGTCACGGGCGACGAGCCGACGCTGCATTTCCACCTTTACGGCCAGCCGCTGGAAACGTTATCGGGCCGCATCGGCATCGACCTGGCCACCGGCGAGATCGTCAACTACAACGCCACCCAGATGAAGCCCGGCCAGGAGCAGCGCGCATGA